Genomic window (Pelodiscus sinensis isolate JC-2024 unplaced genomic scaffold, ASM4963464v1 ctg120, whole genome shotgun sequence):
CCCACCCCCATGACTGGATCGGTGCCCCCTTGGGGGCCAAGTCCCACAGCCCACCCCCCGGCCGTTAGTAGGGTTAGTGGCCATGCAGGACCCCGACGCGCCCGGCAATCAGCGAGTGCTGCAGCTACATAAATACGCTTTATTCATCGCACGACGCCACCGCCAGGCGGGCGGCCAGTGTTACAGGCATGTAAAAACCCACCCCCAGAGCATACAAAacgtggcagccagccctctgcacagCAGCACCCTGGCTCCGGCACAGCAAAGCTGACGTGTCCCTGGCAGTCCAGGCCCACACACTTtgctgctgtaaccactaggctCCACTCCCTTCTCACAGGCAGGGGGCCTGGTTCTCCTCTACCAgcacccgcacccccccccccccccagagcgaggcagaaaacccaggagtccccggtcccagcacctgcccctccctgagccagctggAGCCCAGGGCCGAGGAGCTAACCTTCGGCCGGCTTCCCCCATGCGCAGGGTCTCAGTCCCCCGCTAAGCCCGTGGGTGCAGCAAAGGGCCTGGCCTGGGCTGCCTTGGTGCAGTCGGGGCACTGACAGTGAtgggactcccagccccctccccagtgagAGAACCCTGGtgcctacaccccccccccccaacagcaccAGAGACAGGTAAAATACCGCTCCTCTTCCGTCTGAGGTGAGGGCTAGAGGCAGACCCCAGCCGGGCTCCGTCGCCCGCGGCGCCGCTGGAGGCAGACCCCAGCCGGGCTCCGTCGCCCGCGGCGCCGCTGGAGGCAGACCCCAGCCGGGCTCCGTCGCCCGCGGCGCCGCTGGAGGCAGACCCCAGCCGGGCTCCGTCGCCCGCGGCGCCGCTGGAGGCAGACCCCAGCCGGGCTCCGTCGCCCGCGGCGCCGCTGGAGGCAGACCCCAGCCGGGCTCCGTCGCCCGCGGCGCCGCTGGAGGCAGACCCCAGCCGGGCTCCGTCGCCCGCGGCGCCGCTGGAGGCAGACCCCAGCCGGGCTCCGTCGCCCGCGGCGCCGCTGGAGGCAGACCCCAGCCGGGCTCCGTCGCCCGCGGCGCCGCTGGAGGCAGACCCCAGCCGGCTCCGTCGCCCGCGGCGCCGCTGGAGGCAGACCCCAGCCGGCTCCGTCATGCCACCGCAGTCTGTGAGGTCAGACACAGCTGGCGGGAAGGGGCTCACAGCGGGCAGGGGGCAATGCCTGgaagccctggctgcagctctcccaccatcccgctccccactgccccccagatgTGCCCACATCCTGCCCAGGAGATACTGAGTAGTGATTACTGGCAGGTCAGCCTTTCGCTGCCCCCTTCGAGGCCCAAAGAACTATGGACACACCGTGCCAGGGCAGCTCAGTCCTGGAATAGCCAGGGGGAACTGAGGCGCGGAGCTGGGGGAACGGACTCAGCTGAAAGTTAcaaagtcctggctctcagcccactcccctcccaaagccaggagtcctggttcccagccccaatGCACACCATAGCAAAAGGGGGGGCACCAGAGAATGCTTCCAAAAAGGGGGAGCCGGGGGAATCCaagggccagccccgccccccgccacatGGGACAAACCATTGCTCTGCAGAGGGGTGATGTCTCCCACCCTACCAGCTTCCTACAGCTGAGCAGTTCACGTGGCACCGCGTATGCGTCTGTCCCTGGGGGAGGTGAGCCCCGCTCACCTCCCCCCCGTAGTGTCATTAAAAGCCGCTCCCAGCGGGAGGGTCAGCCCGCCTCAGAGAGGGGAGCAGTGTCGGAACAGGGGCGGAAATGGGGTGCAGACTTCCCCAGTAAAGACCTCTGCAGCCAAGGAGACTGGGAGGagccagaggcagaagggggcagaGAATTCGGGGGGTCAAAGGCGGATGGAGGGGGCTCTCAGGAAGGGAGCAGGAGACTGTGTTGGGGGGGTGGGATCGGGGGACACCAGAGGGGGCTGAGGGTCAAGAGGAGGTGGGATCGGGGGGGCTAGGGAACTGGAGGGCAAGAGGAGGTGGGATCGGGGGGGCCCAGGGAaccggagggcagggggaggtgggATCGGGGGACACCAGAGGGGGCTGAGGGTCAAGAGGAGGTGGGATCGGGGGGGCTAGGGAACTGGAGGGCAAGAGGAGGTGGGATCAGGGGGGGCCCAGGGAACCAGAGGGGGTGGGATCGGGGGAGACCCAGGGAGCCGGAGAAGGGCGCAGGAGAGACCCCGCCCCCCCTCGCAGGCCTCACTTGACCAGCACTGACTTGGGCAGGAAGCCCGAGTCGGCAGGCTCGACGCCGCGTGGCAGGGGGGCGGCGGGCTCCTCGGGGGGGCGCCGGGGCCCCCCGGCCTTGGGCAGGCTGTACATGTAGACGGCGCCGatgaccagcccagcccccagcacgAAGGGCAGGCGCGGCTGGAAGCCGAAGAGGTACACGGAGGCCACGGTGGAGGCCACGATGGACAGCGAGGGTGGCGAAGCCCTTGAGGATGTTGTCCGCGTACTTCACCACCACGGCCACCAGCAGGCCGCCGAAGGCCTGGTTCAGGATCACGCCCCACACCAGCGGGCTGTAGCCGTGGAAGAAGCCCCGGGCGGCCACACCCGCCCCCTCGGCCCACCAcatgcccagcagccccagcagggtccCGAAGAGGCCCAGCTGCACGTTGCGCAGCCAGATGGAGGCCGAGCTGCCCTTGAGGATCTTCTCGAAGTAGACGCCGGCAAAGCcggaggagaggcaggagaccACCACAGCGGCCAGGCCGACAGCATAGCTCTGCGGGGCGGCCCCCGGggagccggcccggcccccctggccctgctccacctGCACGATGGCCACACCGgcgaagagcagcagcagggacagcCACTGCAGGCGCGAGAGGCTCTTGCGCAGCATCAGCACCGAGAAGACGGCCGTCGTCAGGATCTTCAGCTGGTAGGTGACCTGCGGGCgcaggggaggggtcagggctgggcgAGGGAGCCTGGCTCGCTGCTCCCTCGCCCAGCCCCCGGGcccggcagcagggctggggtcccACCTGGAAGGTGGCTGCCGGCAGGTTGGAGATGGCCACGTACTGGAGGTTGTTCTGCAGCGTGTAGATCAGCGAGGGCACCGCCAGCTTCAGCGTGTCCAGGTACTGCAGCACCACGGCCTCATACAGGAACAGAGCGAACTGACGCACGGCGCCTGCGGGAGAGACGGGCACGGCTCAGCCGGGGGCGACCCGTGGGATCGGCGGGGCTCGGGGTCTGCCCGGCTCCCTGCGGCACGgtgcccccagcgccccgcccgccGCCCGCCTACCTCGCTGCTGGAGGAAGAtgagcagcaggcaggtggcCCCCTTGAGGAGCTCGGCCATCACCACGGCCGTGGTGGCGAAGAAGGGCTCGCCGGGCAGGGTGCGCACGTAGCGGATGCTCAGGATGAGCGAGGCGTTCTGCACCACCAGCACCGCCAGGCTGACGTACTTCAAGCGACGGTTCCCTGCCGGGAGAACCACGACTCACCACGGGGCAGGCCGCCGggcacccccagcctggcacatGCCCCTCCCCGAGATCAGACCCCTCCTGGCCTTCCGCACACCCCTTCCCTGCaacacagcccccagccccccgcacATGGACGTAACAGCATGCAGAATCCCCCCTGGCCCCGCCACAGCAGGGATGCATCTGGGGGCGACCTCCCGGAGCCCCCTTGCCACAGCTCCGCCTGGGCAAGGCAGAAATGGGGTGGGGAGCCTAGGACTGCACGGCCACCCTAAGCCATCCACAAACCTCTCACACGCCTGCTCTACCCCATGCCAGCCGCCaccgggagggaggggcagcgggaAACGGCTGCCTGTAACACTGCGCAGGGCCAcggtgcagccacctctggggcgcaGCAGTGGGGAAGCCACCGCACACAATGCTGCCGGGGGATGGCTCGTCCTCTCCCACAGACGGTTTGAAACCTGCTCGTGTTCGGCCTGGCCAATTCCTCTCTGTATCATCTTGTGCCAAGCTGTCACTCAGCGGGGCCGGCGCCCACAGCCCCTCCCGCTCTGAACTCCGCTTCCTCGCACgaaggctggccaggagagaaggcaggtgcctggGGCAGCCCCCGTCCCAGGGCACGAACAGTCCCTCTCCCGGCCGGAGGCCCCCGGAGCCTTTCCCCCCCCGCTCAAGCTTCCCAAGGCGCCCAGGCCTGTCTCCTCCTGTTAGCGGCTGGCAAGCTCCCCCCTCAGAGTTGTTATGATGCAACTACAAAGCTTAGCTCTGTGACGCGGCTCTCCGCTCCGCCTGGCCAGCTCCTCGCACCGTGGACCTCCTCGCCCACCGCACAGAAATAACCCGCGCTGAGCGCAGAGCAAGCGCCACCACAGACCCCGCCGTGACAAACCGGCAACAACGATCTGCCTGCAGCGCAGGGGCCAAGTAGCCACTGGGACTGGCAGACAGTCTCCCCAGCGGGGCTGTCGATCCTAGCAGTAAAGGGCCCGTCATGGAGCTACAACGCTGGTGATGCACTGCGGCTAATCACAACTCAGGCATCCTGGGCGAAAGGCAGGCACCCGCTGGGCAGCAATCCCCGTGCctgcgagctggggggggggtgtgcgaGAGAGAGTGTTAAAGAGTGTGTGACGGTGAgagtgtgattgtgtgtgtgtgagtgtgtgagtgtatgTGAGATAGTGAGAGTGAGTGTGAGTGACAGTGAGTGTGTGACGGTGagtgtgtgattgtgtgtgtgtgtgtgagatagtgAGAGTGAGTGTGAGAGTGACAGTGAGTGTGTGACGGTGagtgtgtgattgtgtgtgtgagatagTGAGTGTGACAGTGagtgtgtgattgtgtgtgtgtgtgagatagtgAGAGTGAGTGTGAGTGACAGTGAGTGTGTGACGGTGagtgtgtgattgtgtgtgtgtgtgagatagtgAGTGTGAGA
Coding sequences:
- the SLC35A2 gene encoding LOW QUALITY PROTEIN: UDP-galactose translocator (The sequence of the model RefSeq protein was modified relative to this genomic sequence to represent the inferred CDS: deleted 1 base in 1 codon) — protein: MAAAGGPAGGGDQAAAGGNRRLKYVSLAVLVVQNASLILSIRYVRTLPGEPFFATTAVVMAELLKGATCLLLIFLQQRGAVRQFALFLYEAVVLQYLDTLKLAVPSLIYTLQNNLQYVAISNLPAATFQVTYQLKILTTAVFSVLMLRKSLSRLQWLSLLLLFAGVAIVQVEQGQGGRAGSPGAAPQSYAVGLAAVVVSCLSSGFAGVYFEKILKGSSASIWLRNVQLGLFGTLLGLLGMWWAEGAGVAARGFFHGYSPLVWGVILNQAFGGLLVAVVVKYADNILKGFATSLSIVASTVASVYLFGFQPRLPFVLGAGLVIGAVYMYSLPKAGGPRRPPEEPAAPLPRGVEPADSGFLPKPACKEKGS